In Bacillus pumilus, the sequence GATCAGCCCCACTTCTTCATCTGAATACATTTTCCACTCGTTTAAGATAAAGTCCGCTGCGCCGGCGAGCGTTTGCCGGTCGTTACTTTGAAGCCGAATCACAGACATCGGCCATTTTACAATGCCAGCCCTCACATTTGGAAACGCTTTGAGTGAAAAGACGTCTTCCATCTCTGCTTTCGCCATCGGAAATTCATGAGCACCGCCTTGAAAATGGTCATGGCTTAATATACTGCCTCCAACAATAGGAAGGTCGGCGTTCGATCCAATGAAATAGTGCGGGTATATAGATATGAAGGAAAGCAGACGTTCAAAGGTCTTTTTTGTGATGTTCATCGGCTCGTGCTCGCCCTTGAACACAATACAATGCTCGTTGTAATACACATAAGGTGAAAATTGCAGAAACCACGATTCGTCTGTGAGCGTGACAGGGATAATCCGGTGGTTCTGTCTCGCTGGATGATTGATCCGCCCCCCAAACCCAACGTTTTCTTTACAAAGCAGACAAAGAGGATATTGCTTTTGACTGAGCTTCTTGGCTTCAGCGATCGCTTTTGGATCCTTTTCCGGTTTCGATAGATTAATAGTGATTTCCAGCACACCGTCATCTGTTGTTGTAAACCACTGCACATTTTTGGCGATTCTGCCTGTATGAATATAATGTGCATGCTGCTGCATCTCATAGAACCAGCTTGTGGCAGCCCTTGGTCCTTCATGCTTGCGTTTCTCTTCAAACTTCTCATAGATAACACTTGGAGGCGCCACCAAGCAGCCCATGATTTTTGCATCTAGTAAATCACGATACGTATCCGTCCCCTCAGGAATAAGACCTGTTTCTACTGCCCAATCCAGTATCGGCATTAAGATGTCTTCAAGGTCGTTTCCAGCTGAGACCGTCCTTGCTTCAGCGTCATCGAGCTCAAGCACCTCAAGCAGTCGATTTCTCGTATAACCGATATCTAGTGGTGTAATCAGCTCTTTATTGATCCCATATTGAATCAGCTGTTCCAGCTTTTCAAAAATATCTATCATCATTCCCTCTGCCCCCTCTCTTGCCTGCCTGTTATGCTTTATTCACTTTGGTAGCCTTCTGGGTGTTTCTGAAACCAATCCCACGCACTTTGAATGATGGTGTGAAGATCTGCATATTGAGGCTTCCAGCCCAATTCTTGCAGTGCCTTTTCAGAAGAAGCAATCAGCTTTGCGGGATCTCCCGCACGTCTTTTGGCCACCTGTGCCGGGATGGCATGCCCCGTTACTTCCCTTACGGCTTCTACGACCTGCTTCACAGAGAAGCCTGTGCCATTTCCTAAGTTGTATGTCGCACTTCCCTTTCCTGCACGCAGACGATCAACGGCTAAGATGTGCGCCTCAACTAAATCCATGACATGAATGTAATCTCTGATACACGTGCCGTCCTCTGTCTCATAATCATCACCGTAAATCATGATCTGATCCCGTTTTCCTAAAGCAACTTGAAGAATAATCGGAATCAGATGTGTCTCAGGCTGATGATCTTCACCGACAAGCCCTTCTGTATGAGCACCGGCTACATTAAAATAGCGAAGCACAACGTATTCCAGGCCATATGCTTGCTCAGACCACTTCAACATTTTTTCAATCGCTAGTTTCGTTTCTCCATAAGGATTCGTCGGGTTGGTCTCATCCGTTTCAACAATCGGCACACGCTTTGGTTCACCGTACGCGGCAGCGGTTGAAGAAAATACGATGTGCTTCACATCAAATTCATTCATCACCTGAAGTAAAGCCGTTGCCCCTCCGACGTTGTTGTCATAGTACTTGAGCGGGTCCGTCACACTCTCACCAACAAGTGAATCTGCTGCAAAGTGCATCACCGCTTCAATTTGATGCGTTTGAAAAACCCGTCTTAAAAAAGCTTGATCTTTTAAATCTCCCTCTTCTAATACAGCTCCCTCTACAACAGCTTCTTTATGACCTGTCTGCAAATTATCAACTACCACCACTTGTTCGCCTTTAGCTAAAAGAGCCGCTACCGCATGACTGCCAATGAAACCTGCTCCTCCACAAACTAAAATTGTCATCAATCTTCCTCCTTCGTTAATTCTCTTGCGCCGCCTCCAATTCCAGCTGTGTAAAAGGAGGCTTGAATGCCCGTTTTTTCTTGATACACCGCACCTGTTTCTTCTATAAATGAGTCCAGCAGCTCTTCTTTCACAATGCTGATCGTGCAACCGCCAAAACCTGCTCCTGTCATACGAGAGCCTATCGTCCCAGGATGAAGCCAAGCAGCTTCAGCAAGTGCATCTAGTTCAAGTCCAGTCACTTCATAATCATTCTTTAAAGAAAGATGAGAAGCCTTCATGAGAACACCTAGTTCTTCCATTTTATCATCTTTCAGAAAATTTACTGCTTTCATGGTCCGCTCGTTTTCCGTCACCACATGTCTTGCACGTTGGCGGCACGTGTCATCTTGAATCAAGTGGGCATGCTGGGCAAATTCTCCCGCAGTGAGCTCACATAAATGCGCAATGTCCATTTCTTTTCTAAGGTCGTTTAAAGCAGATTGACACTCTGACCGGCGTTCATTGTATTTGGAGTCTGCCAGTGTCCGCTGTTTGTTTGTATTCGCAATCACAAGCACCAGCCCCTCTTGCCGAAACGGACTGTATTCAAAGGCAAGGGTGTCACAATTGAGTAAAATGGCATGATCTTCTTTTCCGAGGGCAATCGAAAACTGATCCATAATGCCGCAATTGACGCCAATGAAGTCATTTTCTGCACGCTGCGAAAGAAGGGCAAGATCAACATGTGATGTGCCGAATGAAGACCATTCATTGATCAAGACAGCTGTGACGAGCTCAATGGAGGCAGATGAGGACAGCCCTGCACCATTTGGAATATTGCCGCCGTACACGATATCAAAGCCTTCTTTGATATCCATACCTGCTTCTATAAACTGATTGAACACTCCCTTTGGGTAGTTCGCCCAGCCGTCCGATTCTGCGTAAGCGATTTCAAAAAGGTCGAATTCTTTCACACCATCTTCTTCAAAGTTTAAGGAATACATTCTGACGCGTCCATCTGACCGTTTTGCACCGGCAGCATACGTACCGAGAGTGAGCGCGCAAGGGAAGACATGACCTCCATTGTAATCGGTATGTTCACCAATCAGATTCACCCTCCCTGGGGCGAAAAAATAACGAAGTTCTTCTTTATCTCCAAATTGCTGGTGAAATGCTGCGCGTAACCTATCGATCATATCCATTCCCCTTTTCTCTTCTGATAATCTTATTTTAGTTGCCTCGACAGCGGAAGTTCAATGGTAAAAAAACCGTTAAAAAATACCCTTTTTTTGCTGTGGAATGGTACGATGTGATATGAGGTGTACCATGATTCAAAATAGAAAAAGGTTGTTTTTTGCTGTGAAGGGGGATTTCCAATTTGAAGAAGGAAGCATTTGCATTTCGTTTTCACCATTCTGATGTTACATTGCCAGCGCAAATATGGTCTGTTGGCTGGGAAGTTCAATCATCTTCGTTATACAGCTGGAATGGCGTAGAGCGGAAGGATCAGGGCAAGTGCATCTTTCAGCTCACACTGTCTGGACATGGCATGATCGAAATCGGACAGAAGCGATTCAAAGTATTGCCGGGGCAGGCCTTTCTCGTGAAAAGCCCAAGTGCCTATCAATATTATTTTCCAGAGGACAGTGAGCATTGGGAATTTCTATATTTGACGCTTTACGGGGAAGCCTGTGATCTTTGCTTTGATCAATTTATGGATGAAGGAAAGCAGGTCATGCGTTTTCATCCAAATTCAAAACCGATCCGCCTGCTAAAGAAAATTTATGATGAAGCCAGTGAAAGACGGATTACCAATCCATTTGAGGGGTCTAGCCTTGCTTATCAATTTGTCATGGAACTGTATTCATATTTGCCAAAGCTTGAGGGACAAATGGAGAAATGGCCTGAGCCCATCGTCCAAGCAGCCTTGTTTGCAAGCCATCATTTTCACGAGGAAATTGGCCCAGACGATATGGCAGCTGCGGCACGTTTATCCAAAAGTCATTTTACGAGGGAATTCAAAAAGGCAACTGGCTTCACACCGATTCACTACTTAACCAATATTCGATTAGAAAAGGCGGAAACGTTACTGAAAACAACGAAATATTCGATTGAAGAAATCGCCATACAGTGCGGCTACCGAAATGCGAATTACTTGAATAAAGTCTTTCGAAAAAAAATCGGCATGTCTCCAAAGCAATTGCGGGAAACAAGCGATGCATAATAAAAAGCAGCCGCTTTCAATTGGCTGCTTCTTTTACGCTTTCGTCAGATCAACACGAATTCTCCCTTGTCTTAAAACAATGGTCATTTGCGTGTCAGGGGTCATTAAGTTTTCTAAAATGTCTGTTGCCGTTTGAAGCGCAATGTCCATGCGGTTGATCTTTTCCTTTTCTTGTTCTGAAAACGCTTCTGGATGTGCGGTCATTTCTTTGACTAGCCTCAGCACTTGTTCATGCTGCTTTTCTGTTTGTTGATATATGGCATCATATAATTCGTCTGGCCTGCTGCTCATTTCAAATCACCTATCTTTTTTCATGTGTTAAATCGCATCTTCTTTTGTTTTCTTAAAGACGAACCATTTACTGGCGACATAATTGACCACCACAATCACAAAGTTGACAAGAATTTTTGCGACAGTTTCATTGAGCGCCATTTGGCTCACAAATAAAATCATTAGCCCTAGATCTACACCTAGAGACATGAGACGGACACTAAAAAATGAAGAAAGCTCACGCATAAGACTTTTTGTGTCACGAGCCTTTTGCTTGAAGACATACTTCTTATTGGTGATATAAGCAAAGAGAACAGCAAATACCCATGAAACAACCGTTGCTGTTTTATAATCCATGGAAAACATCTCAACGAATAAATAGAAGCTGACTATGTTGACAATGGTTGTGCACACACCCATAACAAGATACATGACAACTTCTTGATACTTTTGAAAAAGGCTATACATCTCTTTCTTCATTCCTTCTTGGTGGTTTCTGTTTCTTTTAGAATACCATCTTGAGAAGAACTTCCCAAACGAACAATATGTGCGTCCTGCAAAGATGAAATTTGTTCTAATTGATGGCATATGTCAACCTAATCGGTTTATATGAGTCAAATGATTTAGGTCTTTATCATTATTTTAATTTATAATCTTTTAACTGACTTTACAATTGTTTATTATTAGAAGTAAGAAATCAATAATTTTGGGTTTTTTAGTCATTTTTTTAGGGACGTGGTAGGTGATAGTTTTTACAAAATAGGTTAAATGTCATCATTTTTCGACAAAAATCTAATTTGTGCTGTTTTCACTCACACGTACAGTTACTAGACGGTTTATTCAAGTCATTGGTTGCAGATGAATATGTCTTATTGAACTGGAGGATATTATGGATACGCAAGTGAAAAGAAGAGTTGACGAAGAGTGGGTTTATTTGATTCAGGAAGCGAAAAAAATTGGACTAGGCATCGAAGAAATACAAGCTTTTTTAACATCCAACGGTGATCAGAAGATGATAAACAAACCGTAAATCAACGCCGTTATCCTTTGTCTTTCAGACTGCTTTGGCTAAAAGTTCTGACCTTTCAATTGACCTTTTGAAAATCCTTTCATGACGATACGCTACAATAATTGAACACCTCTTTATACCAATCCCTTCCACTCAATGGGGTTCTGTCTTTCTATATTAGGAGGACAGTCCGTTTCCCGTTCTTTATATGATCTCTTTTTAGCTGCCATTCATGAAAATTGCCCTTCTCTTATTATAAAACCAAGCTTCCCACCCATATAGTAAGCATGAGAACAACGAGAAAAAAGAAAGGTGGGTAGTGCATGAGTTCAGATTCCCTTTCCTATTATCACCAAAAAAAGGATCAGTATTATCACGGTGTAAACCCTGTCATCGTCAGCCGTATTCGTGAGGAATGGACGTCTATTTTGGATATCGGATGCGGCACAGGCAAGCTTGGAAAAATCCTTAAACAAAAGGACCGGACCATTTACGGGATTGAATCTTTTGAGAATGCAGCAAAGCAGGCTGAGCAGGAGCTAGATCATGTTCTATGCGGCAATATTGAACAGATGGCTCTCCCTTATCAACATGAACAATTTGACTGCATCATTTTCGGAGACGTACTCGAACATTTATTGGACCCGTGGGCTGTTTTAAAAAAGGTCAAACCCTTCCTTAAAAAAGAAGGTGCCATCCTGTCATCCATTCCGAATATCGGCCATATTTCAACGGTTTTAGAATTACTAGCCGGCAGATTTTCTTATACAGATGCAGGGTTAATGGATCAAACCCATTTACGTTTCTTTACCCTTCACGAAATTCATGCACTCTTTCATTCAGCGGGTTTTCGCATTCGCGAACTTGAAGCCATTCGCGTACAGCACCCTTCCTATGCGAGTGTGATGGATGATTTACATGAATTACTCGTGAAGCACGGCATCCGTTTTGATTTTAACGAAGCAGCTACAGCCTATCAATATGTGGTTGAGGCGGTTCAATTCAATGAGTAACCCCACTATCCTTTTTGTTTTATGTGTGAATGATGAGTCGATGTTTCAGGCTTGCTTCCGGCAGCTCGCTTCACTTCCTGCTCCGCATGGTTATCATGTGGAGGTCTTGCCGATTAGACAGGCATCCAGTATGGCCTCTGGATATAATGAAGCCTTCGCTCATCCTGCTCAGTTTAAAATATATCTTCATCAAGATACACTGATCGTCAAACAGCATATGCTCCTCGAGCTCATCCCCCTTTTTTTGCAAAATCCGTCACTTGGCCTGCTTGGGGTGATAGGTGCAGAAAGTGTGCCTGACAATGGGATTTGGTGGGAGAGCCAGGATTGCAGGGGGAAAGTGATTGAATATCGGCACGACACCTATCAGCTGCTTTCGTTTGAATCGGGTCGTCAACAATCGGAGACCCAAGATTATATCAAGGCTTCGGCTATTGACGGTCTTTTTATCGCGACTCAACATGATATCAGGTGGCGTGATGATCTCTTTGACGGCTTTCACTTTTATGATGTATCGCAGTCTTTTGAATTCGTGAAGCAAGGATATGAGATCGGGATCGCAAGACAAGAAGAGCCTTGGTGTATACACAAATGCGGAGATCATTTTGACGCAGAAGCATATGAAAAAGCGAGACAAACATTTCTTGCGAATTATCGGTAGAAAGCACCCTTTTCGGGTGCCTTTTTTATGATATACTGTCATAAACAACCAGATCGTCTCATATGCATTGGAGTACCTTGTCCCTAATTCGTACAAAGGAGGAAACAATGGCAGACAAAAAAGTTCATTATAAGAAGGTTGCCGCTTCAGAGGATTTTCGAAAACTTCTTGAGGAAAAACGCAGATTTATCGTACCGATGACGATTTTCTTTTTTCTCTTTTACTTTTCACTTCCGGTTGCTACATCCTACTTCACCTTTTTGAACACACCGGCAATTGGTGCTATCTCATGGGCTTGGTTATTCGCCCTCACACAATTTGTCATGACATGGGTTTTATGTGGACTTTATGCGAAAAAAGCGGCTCAGTTCGACAAATATGTAAGCGCTTTAAAAAATGAATCGAGAGGTGATGACGAATGAGCATGACCGCTTTTATTTTATTCGTAGCGATCGTAGGGCTCACATTGGTCATCACATATTTTGCTGCGAAGAAAACAAGCAGTGCGAGTGATTTTTATACAGCAGGCGGAGGTCTGACAGGGTTTCAGAACGGTCTTGCCATCGCAGGCGATTATATGTCCGCTGCATCATTTTTAGGAATCGCCGGAATGATCGCGTTAAATGGTTTTGACGGTTTTTTCTATAGCATTGGTTTTCTTGTGGCGTATCTTGTCGTTCTTTACGTTGTGGCCGAACCACTTCGAAATCTAGGGAAATATACGATGGCAGATATGATTGCTGCACGATTTAAGCGGCCGGCCATTCGAGGGGTTGCTGCCTTTAACACGATCACGGTATCTACTTTTTATATGATTGCACAGCTTGTTGGAGCAGGCGCATTGATTAAACTGCTTCTTGGCATTGATTATTGGATCGCCGTGTTGATCGTGGGTGTCTTGATGACCATTTATGTGGTGTTTGGCGGCATGATTGCTACCAGCTGGGTACAAATCACAAAGGCCGTTCTCCTCATGATTGGAACCTTGATCATTTCACTGCTTGTGTTTGCAAAGTTTGATTTTAGTCTGCTGAAGATGTTCGAGCAGATGAAAACAGCGACCCCTCTCGGCGAGTCGTTCCTACATCCGGGAAATAAATATGATGTGCCATTGGAAACCCTGTCTCTGAACCTTGCCCTAGTGCTTGGTACGGCTGGTTTGCCACATATTTTGATCCGTTTTTATACGGTAAAGGATGCCATTTCCGCGCGAAAATCTGTCCTTTCAGCCACTTGGATCATCGGGATTTTTTATTTAATGACGGTTTTCCTTGGCTTCGGTGCCGCTGCCTTTGTCGGATCAGAAGCGATCACAGCAGCCGATGCAGCAGGGAACATGGCCGCACCTATGCTCGCACAAGCCCTTGGAGGAGATTTCTTATTTGCCTTTGTTTCCGCAATCGCCTTTGCGACCATATTAGCTGTGGTGACAGGACTCGTATTATCCGCCGCATCTGCTTTTGCCCATGATTTTTATAGTCAGATCATCCGCAAAGGGAAAGCGAGTGAACGAGAACAGGTCAAGGCCGCACGCTTTGCTTCAATTGGCGTGTCCATCCTCTCCATCGTCCTTGCGTTATTTGCCCAGTCCTTAAACGTTGCTTTTCTCGTGTCTCTTGCCTTCGCAGTTGCAGCAAGTGCGAATTTACCATTGATTATCTTCACTGTCTTTTGGAAACGATTTAACTCCACTGGCGCCATTGCAGGGAGCTTAACGGGTCTTCTGAGTGCACTTATCATCGTATCGCTCAGCCCAAGCGTCTGGGACCCATCGGGAGCAGCCATCTTCACAGGCGAGCCACTCATCCCGCTGTCAAACCCAGGGATTATCTCTATCCCACTTGGATTCCTTGCCGCTTACTTAGGCACCATTTTCTCCTCTGAAAAAGCAGATGAAGAGACCTTTACAGAAATTCAAGTAAAGGCACATACAGGCATGCATATGGATACTGATTCATAAGGAAAAGCCGGCTCAACAGCCGGCTTTTTTGTGTTCTTTCTATTTAAAAACAGGTCTCAATACGGTTTAAATTGACCCTTTAATTTATTTTTATACCTTTCTAATCTGGCAATTTTTCTAAACGTGATTAAAGAGCAACATGCAATGATGATCAACAGAATTTCATGATCTTCCCCTCTGTTATCAAAGATACTCTTCATTCATATCCCCTCCCCATTATGGATCGTATTTGTGGACACATATTTTCCTAAATGAAGTCATTCCTATGTTATCATTTTAAACACATACTGGAAATTATTTTAAACTCCCTGAAGTATTCACTTTTCAAATAGACTACTCTTCGGTTAAACGTCAAAAAACGCCTACAAGAAAGAAGTGAGATCACATATGCGTAGAATTTATTCTGCAAAATTATTATTCGAATCCATCTCATCACCAAGTGTTAGATCAGATAAGATCTTTGAAGAACGAATCATCTTGGTTAGAGCAAAAAACCACCGTAAAGTGAAGGAAATAGTAAAACACAGCTTTCCAGAAGACACCTTTGATAATGCAGACGGTGGACAAACAACCACAAAGCTTGCAGCCATCCTAGATATCTTTGAACTTGTAGATAACTTAGAAGAAGAACCACTACATTTAAGTGAAGTGTACAGTCGCCACCTTATTTTTGATAAAGAAACATCTGTTGAAGAGGCGATTGAGGTATATTCTTTAGACCAATAAAAGAAGCCGGCTGCTCTGCCGGCTTTTTAATAGCGCTGGAATA encodes:
- a CDS encoding solute symporter family protein; translated protein: MSMTAFILFVAIVGLTLVITYFAAKKTSSASDFYTAGGGLTGFQNGLAIAGDYMSAASFLGIAGMIALNGFDGFFYSIGFLVAYLVVLYVVAEPLRNLGKYTMADMIAARFKRPAIRGVAAFNTITVSTFYMIAQLVGAGALIKLLLGIDYWIAVLIVGVLMTIYVVFGGMIATSWVQITKAVLLMIGTLIISLLVFAKFDFSLLKMFEQMKTATPLGESFLHPGNKYDVPLETLSLNLALVLGTAGLPHILIRFYTVKDAISARKSVLSATWIIGIFYLMTVFLGFGAAAFVGSEAITAADAAGNMAAPMLAQALGGDFLFAFVSAIAFATILAVVTGLVLSAASAFAHDFYSQIIRKGKASEREQVKAARFASIGVSILSIVLALFAQSLNVAFLVSLAFAVAASANLPLIIFTVFWKRFNSTGAIAGSLTGLLSALIIVSLSPSVWDPSGAAIFTGEPLIPLSNPGIISIPLGFLAAYLGTIFSSEKADEETFTEIQVKAHTGMHMDTDS
- a CDS encoding DUF4288 domain-containing protein, producing MRRIYSAKLLFESISSPSVRSDKIFEERIILVRAKNHRKVKEIVKHSFPEDTFDNADGGQTTTKLAAILDIFELVDNLEEEPLHLSEVYSRHLIFDKETSVEEAIEVYSLDQ
- a CDS encoding galactokinase; this translates as MIDRLRAAFHQQFGDKEELRYFFAPGRVNLIGEHTDYNGGHVFPCALTLGTYAAGAKRSDGRVRMYSLNFEEDGVKEFDLFEIAYAESDGWANYPKGVFNQFIEAGMDIKEGFDIVYGGNIPNGAGLSSSASIELVTAVLINEWSSFGTSHVDLALLSQRAENDFIGVNCGIMDQFSIALGKEDHAILLNCDTLAFEYSPFRQEGLVLVIANTNKQRTLADSKYNERRSECQSALNDLRKEMDIAHLCELTAGEFAQHAHLIQDDTCRQRARHVVTENERTMKAVNFLKDDKMEELGVLMKASHLSLKNDYEVTGLELDALAEAAWLHPGTIGSRMTGAGFGGCTISIVKEELLDSFIEETGAVYQEKTGIQASFYTAGIGGGARELTKEED
- the galE gene encoding UDP-glucose 4-epimerase GalE, with protein sequence MTILVCGGAGFIGSHAVAALLAKGEQVVVVDNLQTGHKEAVVEGAVLEEGDLKDQAFLRRVFQTHQIEAVMHFAADSLVGESVTDPLKYYDNNVGGATALLQVMNEFDVKHIVFSSTAAAYGEPKRVPIVETDETNPTNPYGETKLAIEKMLKWSEQAYGLEYVVLRYFNVAGAHTEGLVGEDHQPETHLIPIILQVALGKRDQIMIYGDDYETEDGTCIRDYIHVMDLVEAHILAVDRLRAGKGSATYNLGNGTGFSVKQVVEAVREVTGHAIPAQVAKRRAGDPAKLIASSEKALQELGWKPQYADLHTIIQSAWDWFQKHPEGYQSE
- a CDS encoding GtrA family protein, which encodes MYLVMGVCTTIVNIVSFYLFVEMFSMDYKTATVVSWVFAVLFAYITNKKYVFKQKARDTKSLMRELSSFFSVRLMSLGVDLGLMILFVSQMALNETVAKILVNFVIVVVNYVASKWFVFKKTKEDAI
- the galT gene encoding UDP-glucose--hexose-1-phosphate uridylyltransferase, which translates into the protein MMIDIFEKLEQLIQYGINKELITPLDIGYTRNRLLEVLELDDAEARTVSAGNDLEDILMPILDWAVETGLIPEGTDTYRDLLDAKIMGCLVAPPSVIYEKFEEKRKHEGPRAATSWFYEMQQHAHYIHTGRIAKNVQWFTTTDDGVLEITINLSKPEKDPKAIAEAKKLSQKQYPLCLLCKENVGFGGRINHPARQNHRIIPVTLTDESWFLQFSPYVYYNEHCIVFKGEHEPMNITKKTFERLLSFISIYPHYFIGSNADLPIVGGSILSHDHFQGGAHEFPMAKAEMEDVFSLKAFPNVRAGIVKWPMSVIRLQSNDRQTLAGAADFILNEWKMYSDEEVGLIAHTGETPHNTITPIARRHGDDYELDLVLRNNRTDEQHPDGIFHPHEEVHHIKKENIGLIEVMGLAVLPGRLAEELSQLKAALLSKKPLEEIKARPAIMKHEAWAKRLLEENTFTEDNTEAVLQKEIGYIFSRILAQAGVFKRTEQGKTAFKRFIQTLHTGR
- a CDS encoding AraC family transcriptional regulator, coding for MKKEAFAFRFHHSDVTLPAQIWSVGWEVQSSSLYSWNGVERKDQGKCIFQLTLSGHGMIEIGQKRFKVLPGQAFLVKSPSAYQYYFPEDSEHWEFLYLTLYGEACDLCFDQFMDEGKQVMRFHPNSKPIRLLKKIYDEASERRITNPFEGSSLAYQFVMELYSYLPKLEGQMEKWPEPIVQAALFASHHFHEEIGPDDMAAAARLSKSHFTREFKKATGFTPIHYLTNIRLEKAETLLKTTKYSIEEIAIQCGYRNANYLNKVFRKKIGMSPKQLRETSDA
- a CDS encoding class I SAM-dependent methyltransferase gives rise to the protein MSSDSLSYYHQKKDQYYHGVNPVIVSRIREEWTSILDIGCGTGKLGKILKQKDRTIYGIESFENAAKQAEQELDHVLCGNIEQMALPYQHEQFDCIIFGDVLEHLLDPWAVLKKVKPFLKKEGAILSSIPNIGHISTVLELLAGRFSYTDAGLMDQTHLRFFTLHEIHALFHSAGFRIRELEAIRVQHPSYASVMDDLHELLVKHGIRFDFNEAATAYQYVVEAVQFNE
- a CDS encoding glycosyltransferase family protein, producing MSNPTILFVLCVNDESMFQACFRQLASLPAPHGYHVEVLPIRQASSMASGYNEAFAHPAQFKIYLHQDTLIVKQHMLLELIPLFLQNPSLGLLGVIGAESVPDNGIWWESQDCRGKVIEYRHDTYQLLSFESGRQQSETQDYIKASAIDGLFIATQHDIRWRDDLFDGFHFYDVSQSFEFVKQGYEIGIARQEEPWCIHKCGDHFDAEAYEKARQTFLANYR
- a CDS encoding anti-repressor SinI family protein, whose translation is MDTQVKRRVDEEWVYLIQEAKKIGLGIEEIQAFLTSNGDQKMINKP
- a CDS encoding DUF485 domain-containing protein gives rise to the protein MADKKVHYKKVAASEDFRKLLEEKRRFIVPMTIFFFLFYFSLPVATSYFTFLNTPAIGAISWAWLFALTQFVMTWVLCGLYAKKAAQFDKYVSALKNESRGDDE